A region from the Pseudomonas promysalinigenes genome encodes:
- a CDS encoding alpha/beta hydrolase, which produces MLHPELEAFLDLAQANADNLPMHQLSPAEARRAFQQSTEQLQWAAPDELAVEALNAPARDGALIPLRLYRPPQADDLLPVLVYFHGGGFVVGSLDSHDGVCRELCARAGCAVLAVGYRLAPEHRFPVAVNDGEDCLEWLASQAAALGLDRARVAFGGDSAGATLATVLAIAAARQGERARLVPRAQLLCYPVTDASRQSVSRTLFGEGYLLESDTLEWFYDHYARTAKDREDWRFSPLLAEDLSGVAPAIVALAGLDPLLDEGRAYVERLRQAGVAVQVMELPGLTHDLLRMAAVLPQVLQVHERLSAALARALG; this is translated from the coding sequence ATGCTACATCCTGAACTTGAAGCGTTTCTGGACCTTGCTCAAGCCAATGCTGACAACCTACCCATGCATCAGCTGAGCCCTGCCGAGGCCCGGCGGGCCTTCCAGCAATCTACCGAGCAATTGCAATGGGCTGCGCCGGATGAGCTGGCTGTCGAAGCACTGAATGCGCCGGCCAGGGACGGTGCACTCATCCCGCTGCGCCTTTACAGGCCGCCGCAGGCAGACGACCTGTTGCCAGTACTGGTGTATTTCCATGGCGGCGGGTTTGTTGTAGGCAGCCTGGATAGCCACGACGGCGTTTGCCGCGAGCTGTGTGCCAGGGCTGGTTGTGCCGTGTTGGCGGTGGGTTACCGTCTGGCACCGGAGCATCGTTTTCCGGTTGCCGTGAACGACGGCGAGGATTGCCTTGAGTGGCTGGCCAGCCAGGCAGCGGCGCTGGGCCTTGACCGTGCCCGTGTTGCATTTGGTGGCGACAGCGCAGGCGCGACCCTGGCGACGGTGCTGGCCATTGCTGCTGCCCGGCAGGGGGAGCGCGCACGGCTTGTCCCTCGCGCTCAGTTGCTATGTTACCCAGTGACCGATGCTAGCCGGCAGAGTGTCTCGCGCACGCTGTTCGGCGAAGGTTACCTGCTTGAGAGCGATACCCTGGAGTGGTTCTATGACCATTACGCGCGTACCGCGAAAGACCGTGAAGACTGGCGCTTTTCACCGCTGCTGGCCGAGGACCTGAGCGGTGTGGCGCCGGCCATCGTCGCCTTGGCCGGGCTCGATCCGTTGCTCGATGAGGGGCGGGCCTACGTGGAGCGGTTGCGCCAGGCTGGGGTTGCGGTCCAGGTGATGGAGCTGCCGGGGCTGACCCATGATTTGCTGCGCATGGCCGCGGTACTGCCGCAGGTACTGCAGGTGCATGAGCGACTGAGTGCGGCGCTGGCTCGAGCTTTGGGGTAA